In one Culex quinquefasciatus strain JHB chromosome 2, VPISU_Cqui_1.0_pri_paternal, whole genome shotgun sequence genomic region, the following are encoded:
- the LOC119766457 gene encoding uncharacterized protein LOC119766457 has translation MKFIIAVLALALAIAVNGSYLPSVVSYSAAVPAVSSSVWPAYGGLYGKSAVLGGYAGYPGTYGSWPVYGKTWGYQAAPVVTKVIDNGAWNYGGYGYNKYWL, from the coding sequence ATGAAGTTCATCATCGCAGTCCTGGCTCTGGCTCTGGCCATCGCTGTCAACGGATCCTACCTCCCAAGCGTTGTGTCCTACTCGGCAGCCGTTCCGGCCGTCTCCAGCTCGGTTTGGCCAGCCTACGGAGGTCTGTACGGAAAGTCTGCCGTGCTGGGAGGTTATGCCGGCTACCCGGGAACCTACGGAAGCTGGCCGGTGTACGGAAAGACCTGGGGATACCAGGCGGCTCCGGTTGTGACCAAGGTCATCGATAACGGTGCGTGGAACTATGGCGGTTATGGTTACAACAAGTACTGGCTGTAA
- the LOC119767335 gene encoding uncharacterized protein LOC119767335 — MKFIVAVLALALAVAVNGSYLPSVVSYSAAVPAVSSSVWPAYGGLYGKSAVLGGYAGYPGIYGSWPVYGKSWGYQAAPVVTKVIDNGAWNYGGYGYNKYWL; from the coding sequence ATGAAGTTCATCGTCGCAGTCCTGGCTCTGGCTTTGGCCGTCGCTGTCAACGGATCCTACCTCCCAAGCGTTGTGTCCTACTCGGCAGCCGTTCCGGCCGTCTCCAGCTCGGTTTGGCCAGCCTACGGAGGTCTGTACGGAAAGTCCGCCGTGCTGGGAGGTTATGCCGGCTACCCGGGGATCTACGGAAGCTGGCCAGTGTACGGAAAGTCCTGGGGATACCAGGCGGCGCCGGTTGTGACCAAGGTCATCGATAACGGTGCGTGGAACTATGGCGGCTATGGATACAACAAGTACTGGCTGTAA
- the LOC6034864 gene encoding fatty acid synthase has translation MPCREVLSVGTDESVVISGISGRFPQTDNMRDFARNLYEKRDLVDDRELRWAHVMPDVPRRTGKVNNLEKFDGEFFGIDRRQRDTMDPQLRMLIEHAYEAILDSGVNPETIRGSRTGVFCGACFSETEVRMYYKSCPPKGLGLLGCNKSQLANRVSYTLDLKGPSFVMDTACSSSMYALDVAYRSIMNGECDAAIVSGTNLTLHPFITYQFALLGVLAKDGFCRPFDKDATGYSRSEAVCAVFLQKAKVANRIYGYVIHSKTNCDGFKPEGITYPSKVVQQQLLQEFYDEVDISPTEVDYVEAHSTGTFVGDPEECEALDKVYCNGRKTPLPVGSVKSSIGHSEAAAGVCSIAKCIIAMENGLIPPNINFREMKPTIPSLVEGRLKVVDEIMPLNGPLVGINSFGFGGANAHTLLCRNLKEKKNHGLPEDDIPRLVIWAGRTKEAVEAMFQDIAQRPLDVDFLALLYNIQKEPITGFGHRGYAVYQKNGSQPAIMKESCIGRLPLEAAPLVLILGGVNPKWREELDALREFSQVDAIFVQCSGILRTLKFELLKKPSGKESVLYNVVGTTVLQLALVELLHSIGVQFNYYGGHSVGQFTCAYIDGNLNLEQTLKLAFWHGLVYSESKTVIDANAVVKLNSKLQLVWKNVSVDASSTFGMINGSQQVVAEQLRQMANAGFMTEELPFWTLQCDSSKETTLANSLRQTINSVLSRIILPTQKWLTAKLPNVSSIFHSPKLHQPVSVLSLLEKLPKHSNILQLGGADFSSKLIKILNIKCNSVSKGIESLNHVETLLSKIGQLSITQPGLQVSKLYPAVQFPVARGTTMIAPLIRWDHRESAFVCKYTWDETEKSGILNYKINLNDRDYKYIVGHCIDGRVLFPATGYLYLVWDLLCYLSHREMMDYSIEFEDVKFLRATTIAKGQSVTLLVMIQDVSGYFEILEGDTAVVTGYARTFNPTHKETIEEKTSTATVMKTKDFYKELRLRGYHYTGLFKSVLEARADGTHAKIQWKGNWVAFLDCLLQIGIIAVDTRSLMVPTAIGKISISPKAHLAMMEQEGEDIEFLTMRGNPDTNVSVCGGIVISNPRASIVGRRNPPGVPVLETYGFVPYFSDDKVSSLEAVRMCVQLALENAPTLAINVTEVYTQSRAVLAHLFGEAVADLPLVRSSLTVLTPALLEIENVTVKNEKLAEQSSTLFLITENKLADPQFIEDAKKCLTDSGFILLRESIGFKLENLKSVDDFHVLSKFTLEDEILILLQRKVKSLNEVPDIIAVDTTDLSWLAELKQAVKLKPVILYAQNDSLSGIIGLVNCIRKEPKLQNVRCVFIDDPRAPKFALKDPMYKEQLNRGLAINVYKNGAWGSYRHALLRFPTVTSPVKNHCYANCATRGDLSSMAWFSGALNENPNVDNVVKVSYSSLNFRDVMIATGRLTSDIMTQCRLEEECELGFEYAGITAGGKRIMGMRKSGCLATMVEGDPSLMWDIPDEWSLEEACTVPVVYLTVYMSFFKCANIRKGQSVLIHAGSGGVGLAAIQIALFRGLEVFTTVSTQEKKDFLLQRFPNLKEKNIGNSRSTSFEKMVMLTTNGRGVDYVLNSLAEEKLQASVRCLAKGGHFLEIGKYDMSKNSQLALTLFQKGITFTSIMLDIMFHETPEKKAAAGKLLSEGIARGEVKPLYANVFDAGDLEKAVRYLAGGKHTGKVLLKIRENETDEETLPILNIPRVYCNPNQVCVIVGGLGGFGLELADWLVIRGCRKLVLSSSRGITKPYQEHRIRIWKNYGVETHVCTADVTSEKGCRELLLEASKHGQVSAIYNLAVQLRDCILENQTVETFSECLAPKALATKHLDAVSRELCPKLSQFVVFSSVSCGRGNAGQSNYGMANSIMERIMEKRSAEGLPAKAIQWGAVGEVGLVADMAEDKIDMEIGGTLQQRISSCIQEMDRLMSCDAPIVASMVVAEKRAGGASKNIIEAVMNIMSIKDLKTVSMESTLADIGMDSLMAVEIKQVLERDFDLVLSPQDLRTLSFAKLLKLDEDRKKAETDRQQAEEEGFEIGMQMLLRNLGDEEHSDQTIMKLPTASEQGCPVLLIPGLEGVAGKVYGTMVEAINAPVYILQLMATLECDDVPSIVDLVIEDVCSKVFSGLKEYIIVAYSFGSLVAVEITKRLQSKGMRGKLLLLDGAPKFLKNLCFKQFRGSTADEEIQKILMFVITTIVFPNQPADKVLQIMGAPSFDEQIEKLIELSKDQAQYSAEYTRRMTKALFRRLRMAAVLNLDEDQPLDLPIMLVRPSSISSSDIEEDYGLSNYTTGEISLRVVEGSHTSMLDNPALVDIINNFLL, from the exons ATGCCGTGCCGTGAAGTTTTGTCCGTCGGAACGGACGAGAGTGTGGTGATCAGTGGAATCTCCGGGAGGTTCCCGCAGACGGACAACATGCGCGACTTTGCCCGCAACCTGTACGAGAAGCGCGACTTGGTGGACGATCGCGAGCTGCGATGGGCCCACGTTATGCCGGACGTTCCGAGACGAACGGGAAAGGTGAACAATCTGGAAAAGTTTGATGGAGAGTTTTTTGGGATCGATCGGAGACAGAGGGATACCATGGACCCGCAGCTGCGAATGCTGATCGAGCACGCGTACGAGGCCATTTTGGACTCAGGAGTTAATCCGGAGACGATACGGGGCTCGCGAACCGGTGTGTTTTGTGGAGCTTGCTTCTCGGAAACGGAAGTCCGGATGTATTACAAATCTTGCCCACCGAAGGGTCTGGGGTTGCTGGG GTGCAACAAGTCTCAGCTTGCGAACCGTGTGTCCTATACGCTGGATCTGAAAGGTCCCAGCTTCGTGATGGACACAGCTTGCAGCAGTTCGATGTATGCGTTGGATGTGGCATATCGTAGCATCATGAACGGCGAGTGCGATGCAGCTATCGTTTCGGGTACGAACCTGACGCTGCATCCATTCATCACGTACCAGTTTGCCCTGCTGGGAGTGCTGGCCAAGGACGGGTTCTGTCGTCCGTTTGATAAGGACGCAACCGGTTACTCGCGATCGGAAGCCGTTTGTGCAGTGTTTTTGCAGAAGGCTAAGGTGGCCAATCGTATCTACGGATACGTCATTCATTCTAAAACCAATTGCGATGGATTTAAACCCGAAGGTATCACGTACCCCTCGAAGGTGGTTCAGCAGCAGCTTCTGCAGGAGTTTTACGACGAAGTGGACATCAGCCCCACGGAGGTTGACTATGTGGAAGCGCATAGTACGGGGACGTTCGTGGGTGATCCAGAAGAGTGTGAAGCTTTGGATAAGGTATACTGTAATGGTCGCAAAACCCCGCTGCCGGTAGGTTCGGTAAAATCAAGCATCGGTCATTCGGAGGCAGCAGCTGGAGTCTGTTCGATTGCCAAGTGTATCATAGCAATGGAAAATGGTCTGATTCCACCCAACATTAACTTTAGAGAAATGAAACCGACCATTCCCTCGTTGGTGGAAGGACGCCTGAAGGTCGTGGATGAGATCATGCCGTTGAACGGACCACTGGTTGGTATCAACTCGTTTGGCTTTGGTGGTGCAAATGCGCACACTCTACTGTGTCGCAACTTGAAAGAGAAAAAGAACCATGGTTTGCCGGAAGACGACATCCCTCGGTTGGTCATTTGGGCCGGTAGGACGAAGGAAGCGGTCGAAGCAATGTTTCAGGATATCGCCCAACGCCCACTGGACGTCGACTTTCTGGCACTGTTGTACAACATTCAGAAGGAACCGATTACTGGTTTTGGACATCGTGGCTACGCTGTGTATCAGAAAAATGGTAGCCAGCCTGCCATTATGAAGGAGTCGTGCATTGGAAGACTTCCACTGGAAGCAGCTCCATTGGTTCTCATCCTGGGAGGTGTCAATCCCAAGTGGAGGGAAGAACTCGACGCACTCAGAGAATTTTCCCAAGTGGACGCTATCTTCGTACAATGCTCTGGAATACTGCGAACGCTCAAGTTCGAGTTGCTGAAGAAGCCATCCGGAAAGGAGAGCGTGCTGTACAATGTTGTTGGTACCACTGTGCTCCAACTGGCTTTGGTAGAGCTGTTACACTCGATTGGAGTTCAATTCAACTACTACGGTGGACACTCGGTTGGTCAATTTACATGCGCATATATCGACGGAAATTTGAATTTAGAACAAACCTTAAAACTAGCGTTTTGGCATGGACTGGTATACTCCGAGAGCAAAACTGTAATCGATGCTAACGCAGTCGTCAAGCTGAACAGCAAGTTACAGTTAGTTTGGAAGAACGTATCGGTGGATGCTTCTTCTACGTTCGGAATGATCAACGGATCGCAACAGGTTGTGGCTGAACAGCTGCGACAGATGGCCAACGCTGGGTTCATGACTGAAGAACTGCCTTTCTGGACTCTCCAATGCGATTCGTCCAAAGAAACAACGCTGGCAAACTCGCTGCGCCAAACTATCAATTCTGTGCTGTCAAGAATAATTCTTCCTACTCAAAAGTGGCTCACGGCTAAACTGCCGAACGTATCTTCGATATTCCACTCTCCGAAGCTGCATCAGCCTGTTTCGGTACTGAGTTTACTGGAGAAGCTTccaaaacattcaaacattctgCAATTGGGAGGAGCTGATTTCAGCAGTAAATTGATCAAGATTTTGAACATAAAATGCAACTCTGTCTCCAAAGGAATTGAGTCATTGAATCATGTAGAAACCCTGCTGAGCAAGATTGGACA ATTGTCCATCACCCAACCGGGTCTACAGGTCTCCAAACTGTACCCTGCGGTGCAATTCCCTGTAGCACGCGGAACGACTATGATCGCTCCTTTAATTCGGTGGGATCATCGCGAATCGGCGTTCGTGTGCAAGTACACCTGGGACGAAACGGAAAAATCGGGCATCTTAAACTACAAGATCAACCTGAACGATCGCGACTACAAGTACATCGTGGGACATTGTATCGACGGGCGCGTCCTGTTTCCCGCTACGGGATATTTGTACCTGGTGTGGGATTTGCTGTGCTATCTGTCCCATCGGGAAATGATGGACTATTCGATTGAGTTTGAGGATGTCAAGTTTTTGCGCGCAACTACCATCGCGAAGGGTCAGTCCGTTACGCTGCTGGTGATGATCCAGGATGTGTCCGGATACTTTGAG ATCTTAGAAGGAGACACCGCCGTTGTAACCGGGTACGCCAGGACGTTCAATCCAACGCATAAAGAAACCATTGAAGAGAAGACCAGTACGGCGACGGTCATGAAAACAAAGGACTTTTACAAGGAATTGCGTCTGCGAGGCTACCACTACACTGGATTGTTCAAGTCGGTGCTGGAAGCCCGTGCCGACGGAACGCATGCAAAGATCCAGTGGAAGGGTAACTGGGTGGCGTTTTTGGATTGTCTACTTCAGATTGGAATAATTGCCGTTGACACGCGATCGCTGATGGTCCCGACGGCGATTGGGAAAATTTCGATTTCTCCTAAAGCCCATCTGGCCATGATGGAACAGGAAGGCGAAGATATCGAATTCCTCACCATGAGAGGTAACCCGGACACGAACGTGTCCGTCTGCGGAGGAATTGTTATTTCAAACCCTCGAGCTAGTATTGTTGGTAGGCGTAATCCTCCGGGTGTGCCAGTTCTGGAAACATATGGATTTGTACCGTACTTTTCCGATGACAAGGTGTCGTCGCTGGAAGCTGTTCGGATGTGCGTTCAGCTGGCCCTTGAGAACGCTCCTACTTTGGCTATTAACGTAACCGAAGTGTACACTCAATCACGTGCCGTTTTGGCTCATCTGTTTGGTGAAGCAGTGGCCGATTTGCCGCTGGTGCGTTCCAGTCTAACGGTGCTAACGCCTGCGTTACTGGAGATTGAGAATGTGACAGTTAAGAATGAGAAACTTGCTGAACAATCGAGTACGTTGTTCTTGATAACGGAGAATAAGTTGGCTGATCCGCAGTTTATTGAGGATGCCAAAAAATGCTTGACCGACAGTGGGTTTATTCTTTTGCGAGAAAGCATTGGCTTTAAGCTGGAAAACCTAAAGTCGGTCGATGATTTCCACGTGCTCTCCAAATTCACATTAGAAGATGAAATATTGATTCTTTTGCAACGAAAGGTCAAATCTCTGAATGAAGTGCCCGACATCATTGCGGTAGATACGACCGATTTGAGCTGGTTGGCTGAACTCAAACAAGCTGTTAAGCTAAAGCCGGTTATTCTGTACGCTCAAAATGACTCGCTGTCTGGAATAATTGGACTCGTCAACTGCATTCGCAAAGAACCAAAGCTTCAGAACGTGCGCTGTGTTTTCATCGATGATCCAAGGGCTCCCAAGTTCGCTCTGAAAGATCCCATGTACAAGGAACAACTCAACCGAGGGTTGGCGATCAACGTGTACAAGAATGGCGCCTGGGGAAGCTACCGGCACGCGTTGTTGAGATTCCCAACCGTAACGAGCCCTGTGAAGAACCACTGCTACGCCAACTGTGCAACCAGAGGTGACTTGTCGTCGATGGCTTGGTTCTCGGGTGCCTTGAACGAGAACCCAAATGTGGACAACGTGGTCAAGGTCAGCTACAGCTCGCTGAACTTCCGCGATGTAATGATCGCAACCGGTCGGCTAACGTCGGACATTATGACGCAATGCCGATTGGAGGAAGAGTGTGAGCTTGGGTTCGAGTACGCCGGCATTACTGCCGGTGGCAAGCGGATAATGGGCATGCGAAAGAGCGGATGTTTGGCAACGATGGTCGAGGGCGATCCCTCGTTGATGTGGGATATTCCGGACGAGTGGAGCTTGGAGGAGGCCTGTACCGTGCCGGTTGTTTACTTGACTGTTTACATGTCATTCTTCAAGTGTGCTAATATCCGTAAAGGGCAATCTGTTCTCATCCACGCTGGAAGTGGAGGAGTTGGCTTGGCTGCGATCCAGATTGCACTATTCCGTGGTTTAGAAGTCTTTACTACCGTCAGTACTCAGGAGAAAAAGGACTTCCTGCTGCAACGGTTCCCTAACCTCAAAGAGAAGAACATTGGCAACTCTCGAAGCACATCGTTCGAGAAGATGGTCATGCTGACAACTAACGGTAGAGGAGTGGACTATGTGCTGAACTCGCTCGCCGAAGAGAAGCTGCAAGCTTCGGTACGTTGTCTAGCTAAAGGAGGTCACTTCCTGGAAATTGGCAAGTACGACATGTCGAAGAACAGTCAACTGGCGTTGACATTGTTCCAGAAGGGCATTACATTCACCAGCATTATGCTCGATATCATGTTCCACGAAACGCCGGAAAAGAAAGCG GCCGCTGGTAAACTACTGAGTGAGGGAATCGCTCGTGGTGAAGTGAAACCACTGTACGCGAATGTGTTCGATGCGGGCGATCTGGAGAAGGCCGTTCGGTACCTTGCCGGGGGTAAACACACCGGCAAGGTTTTACTGAAAATACGTGAAAATGAAACGGACGAGGAGACGCTGCCGATTCTGAACATCCCGCGGGTGTATTGCAACCCGAACCAGGTGTGTGTGATTGTTGGTGGACTGGGAGGATTTGGGCTGGAGCTCGCAGATTGGTTGGTTATAAGAGGCTGCCGCAAGCTGGTGCTGAGCTCGAGCAGAGGAATAACGAAGCCGTACCAGGAACATCGTATAAG AATCTGGAAGAACTACGGAGTGGAGACGCACGTGTGCACAGCGGATGTCACTTCAGAAAAAGGATGTCGGGAATTGCTGCTGGAAGCTTCGAAGCATGGACAAGTTTCGGCGATTTACAATCTAGCCGTTCAGCTGCGGGATTGCATTCTGGAAAACCAGACGGTGGAGACCTTTTCGGAGTGTCTTGCTCCGAAGGCACTCGCTACAAAGCACCTGGATGCTGTAAGCCGCGAGCTGTGTCCAAAGTTGAGCCAGTTTGTGGTGTTTTCCAGCGTATCGTGTGGTCGAGGTAACGCTGGCCAGAGCAACTACGGAATGGCAAACTCCATCATGGAGCGTATAATGGAAAAGAGAAGTGCCGAAGGGTTGCCAGCGAAGGCGATCCAGTGGGGCGCGGTTGGGGAAGTGGGATTGGTAGCCGATATGGCGGAGGATAAGATTGACATGGAGATAGGTGGAACTCTTCAGCAGAGAATTTCATCGTGTATTCAGGAGATGGACAGACTGATGTCGTGCGACGCTCCGATCGTGGCCAGTATGGTTGTGGCGGAGAAACGAGCCGGTGGAGCTTCGAAGAACATCATAGAAGCTGTCATGAACATTATGAGTATCAAGGATTTGAAGACGGTTTCGATGGAGAGTACTCTGGCCGATATCGGTATGGATTCATTGATGGCAGTGGAAATTAAGCAAGTACTTGAGCGAGACTTTGACCTCGTTCTGTCACCGCAGGATCTGCGAACATTGTCCTTTGCAAAGCTGCTCAAGCTGGATGAGGATCGTAAGAAGGCTGAAACTGATCGTCAACAGGCAGAAGAGGAAGGATTCGAGATTGGAATGCAGATGTTGCTGAGGAATCTTGGCGATGAAGAGCACAGCGATCAGACCATTATGAAGCTGCCCACGGCCAGTGAACAGGGATGTCCAGTTTTGCTGATTCCTGGACTGGAGGGCGTTGCAGGAAAAGTGTACGGCACCATGGTTGAAGCCATCAATGCTCCGGTCTATATACTACAACTGATGGCAACCTTGGAGTGTGATGATGTTCCATCCATTGTCGACCTGGTGATCGAGGATGTGTGCAGCAAGGTGTTCAGCGGGCTTAAAGAGTACATCATTGTGGCATATTCTTTTGGTTCGTTGGTAGCCGTGGAAATCACCAAACGTCTCCAATCTAAGGGTATGAGAGGCAAACTGTTGCTGTTGGATGGAGCTCCCAAGTTCTTGAAGAACTTGTGCTTCAAACAGTTTCGCGGTAGCACTGCGGACGAAGAAATACAAAAGATTCTGATGTTTGTAATTACTACCATCGTATTTCCGAACCAACCTGCTGACAAAGTTCTGCAAATTATGGGAGCACCTTCATTTGATGAACAGATTGAGAAGTTGATCGAACTATCCAAGGATCAGGCCCAATACTCGGCTGAATATACAAGACGAATGACCAAAGCACTGTTTAGGCGTTTAAGGATGGCTGCCGTGTTGAATCTGGACGAAGATCAACCGCTGGATCTGCCGATCATGCTGGTCAGACCAAGCTCGATTTCGAGCTCGGACATTGAAGAGGATTACGGACTGTCAAACTACACCACTGGGGAAATATCCCTGCGGGTGGTTGAAGGGTCTCATACGAGCATGCTGGACAATCCCGCGCTCGTGGATATTATAAACAATTTCCTTCTGTAG
- the LOC6034863 gene encoding sodium- and chloride-dependent glycine transporter 1, with the protein MSPGTVKARGSWASKTEFILSCMGYAIGIGNVWRFPYLCYRNGGGAFLVPYLLMLVLCGIPLFFLEVSLGQFAGTGCITVFKIAPLLKGAGMAIVVINFICTSYYNVIISYPILFLWKSLQAQLPWENCQNPWNTPRCVELGGSDQLHMMMNNSLLSVSERLRTPADEFFHNEILQISDGIGSPGGIVWPLFVCNLLAWIVIYCCIINGVESVGKVVYFTATFPFVILAVLFVRGITLPGAAEGIRFYIMPQWGLLTDLRVWADAAVQIFFSLGPGWGGIINMASYNQFKNNAKFDALLIPVVNCGTSIFAGFVVFSVLGYMSHQTGLPVSAVATGGPGLAFVTYPEAVGMLPFPQLWASLFFVMLFLLGVDSMFVQIEAIISSVLDVYPWLRTHKRWITLGTCFAMFLLSISCTTHGGMYLLQLMDWYSAAISVILVCIVEVVAVSWVYGVRNYVRDIEFMIGRSIERYWIVSWKIVTPLVLTFIFFTTIVYNTEVTYNGVRYPRWAIILGWASCFASMICIPGYAIYELARTRGTITERLRKSLTANDWGPADILQRTLWKSHVEISYQM; encoded by the exons ATGTCTCCGGGTACGGTAAAGGCGCGTGGAAGCTGGGCTTCCAAAACTGAGTTTATTCTGTCTTGCATGGGATACGCGATCGGTATCGGGAATGTTTGGAGATTTCCGTACCTGTGCTACCGTAACGGCGGAGGAGCGTTCCTGGTGCCGTATCTGTTGATGTTGGTGCTGTGTGGGATTCCGTTGTTCTTTCTGGAAGTGTCTCTGGGTCAGTTTGCTGGAACGGGTTGCATAACGGTGTTCAAGATTGCGCCACTGCTGAAAGGGGCTGGGATGGCTATCGTTGTGATCAACTTTATTTGTACTTCGTACTACAACGTGATCATCTCGTATCCGATATTGTTCTTGTGGAAGTCGCTTCAAGCGCAATTGCCGTGGGAAAACTGCCAGAATCCGTGGAATACACCACGCTGCGTTGAACTTGGTGGTTCGGATCAGCTCCATATGATGATGAACAACAGTTTGCTCAGTGTATCCGAGAGGTTGCGAACTCCAGCGGATGAGTTCTTTCA TAATGAAATTCTGCAAATCTCCGACGGAATCGGAAGCCCAGGTGGTATTGTGTGGCCTCTGTTCGTGTGCAATTTACTTGCATGGATCGTCATCTACTGCTGCATCATCAACGGGGTCGAATCCGTGGGGAAGGTCGTCTACTTCACGGCGACATTTCCGTTTGTAATATTAGCCGTTTTATTCGTTCGAGGGATCACACTGCCGGGAGCGGCTGAAGGCATTAGATTCTACATAATGCCACAGTGGGGCCTGTTGACCGATTTGCGGGTTTGGGCCGATGCGGCTGTCCAGATATTCTTCTCGCTGGGACCCGGCTGGGGAGGTATCATCAATATGGCTAGCTACAATCAGTTCAAGAACAACGCAAAGTTTGACGCACTGCTCATTCCGGTCGTCAACTGCGGTACGAGCATCTTTGCCGGCTTTGTGGTGTTCTCGGTGCTCGGATATATGTCAC ATCAAACTGGGCTTCCAGTCTCGGCCGTCGCTACCGGTGGACCAGGGTTGGCTTTTGTGACATACCCGGAGGCGGTTGGAATGCTGCCGTTTCCACAGCTGTGGGCTAGTTTGTTCTTTGTAATGCTGTTTCTGTTGGGAGTAGACAGTATG TTTGTGCAAATCGAAGCCATCATCAGTTCGGTTCTCGATGTATACCCGTGGTTGAGGACTCACAAACGTTGGATTACACTAGGAACATGTTTTGCCATGTTTTTACTTTCGATTTCCTGCACAACACAT GGTGGAATGTATTTGCTGCAACTTATGGATTGGTATTCGGCCGCGATCTCGGTGATTTTGGTGTGCATCGTAGAGGTTGTGGCCGTTTCTTGGGTTTACGGCGTTCGAAACTATGTGCGGGACATCGAGTTCATGATCGGCAGATCGATCGAGCGATACTGGATCGTGTCGTGGAAAATTGTCACTCCGTTGGTTCTGacgttcatattttttacaactATTGTCTACAACACAGAAGTAACCTACAACGGAGTGCGATATCCACGGTGGGCGATCATTTTAGGCTGGGCTAGTTGTTTCGCTTCGATGATTTGTATTCCAGGATATGCTATCTATGAGCTTGCTCGGACCAGAGGGACGATCACAGAG AGACTTCGGAAAAGCCTTACTGCGAACGACTGGGGACCTGCCGACATATTGCAGCGAACGCTCTGGAAGAGCCATGTGGAGATAAGCTATCAAATGTAG